GATCGAGCGAAACACTCTCGCGGCCAATGCGTACAAAAAGCTTGGCTTCCGACGTGAATTGCCGTTCGCTAATCACCAAGAAGCCGGCGGTAAGCGCAAGGATCACCACAGCAGTGATCGCCGCCTTGAACTTGTGCCGCCAAAGGGCAGCGACGAGCTCGCCGGGGATCGATTCGAGCGAACGATATTCCATGACTCTTCCAAACAGATCGCAGGGCAGGGGGCATAGACCAGCATGAGCCACCGGCATCACACGTAAGGTCTATCCAGACAGCAAACTTCGTACCCCTTCAGACTAGTTGCCACCTGCAAATTGCGAAAGGATAAGACACCCCTCGAACGAGTGATTTCGCAAGGTTTTCGGGAGTTTTCTTCTACTCAGCAGGCGCTGAGTCCTCTGGCAAGGCAATCTGCGCAGTTGAAAGGAAGTAGACAGCTGCTCCGCTAGCGCTTAACCTTCGATCTCCCGCTGCACAAGTTCAGTGCTGAGCGGCGCGATTTCTCGTTCCTCTCTCAGGCTGTGAGCCCTACACGATGACGATCTCGACCAACTATAAGTTGCTGCTGATAGCCGCCGTCACTTTGGGAGTTTTTCTCCCAGGCCAGGCCATCGGTGAGGACAAAACCAAGGCCGTGGTCGAAGAGGGGTTTGTTTCGCTATTCGACGGAAAAACGCTGGCGGGATGGGAAGGGAACGAGAAGATCTTCCGTGTGGAAGACGGCGCGATCATCGGCGGAAATCTGAAGGAGCCGATCAAAAACAACGAGTTTTTGGCTTCCAACGAGCGTTATGGCGATTTCGAGTTGCGACTCGACGCCAAGCTGATTGGGCAAGGAGAGAACGCCGGCGTGCAGTTTCGTAGCGAGCGCATGCCCGACCACTTCGAGGTGATTGGCTACCAATGCGACATTGGCACTGCCGCTGGGAAGTCGATTTGGGGCTCGCTGTACGACGAATCGCGCCGCCGCAAGTTTCTGGCAAGCGGCGATCACGAAAAATTGGCCAAAGTGGTGAAGGCAGGCGAGTGGAATTCCCTCACCGTCCGCTGCGAAGGGGCTCACATCCAGATTTGGGTCGGCGACCTGCTTACAGTCGATTACACCGAAGAGGACGACAAAATCGAGCGGACGGGCCGTTTGGCCCTGCAAATCCACAGCGGACCACCCGCCGAAGCGTGGTACAAAAATATCCGGATCAAATCGCTCGAGAAGAAGTAAGGTTGTGTGTGGCACAGCCATTGCGGTCAAATCGCCAGGATGACGAGGCTCCAAACTTCGTCGCCAACCACCCTTAGCGCACTTGTGCGGCTGATATAAAGTAGCAGTACGAAATTGGTTACCGACGACCGCCTCGCGTCTCGGTATGGTTCCACCTTCCTTCGATCAGCAGTCATCCCATGCCCATCGTCAAGTTCGTGAAGGAAAAGAAAGAGATTGAAGTCCCCGACGGAGCCAACCTCCGCAACGAGGCCATCAAGGCTGGCATCAATCTCAACCAAGGGCTCAACGGCATCGGCGCTGGCATCAATAAGTATGCCAACTGCAAGGGGATGGGCATGTGCGGCACTTGCCGCGTGCTGATCACCAAGGGGATGGAAAACACCAATAAACAGACCATTCAGGAGTGGGTGAAGTTCAAAACGGTCATCCCAACTCCTGTACCCGATCCAATCCCCGTCCTTGCCTACGTGGGAAATGAAGAGACGATGCGACTCGGCTGTTGCACCACAGTGCATGGCGACATCGAAGTCGAAACCGCCCCTGAACTGAGCCTGTTTGGCGAGAACTTCTTTAGCTAACGTCTCGCCCAAAACTTGGGGCTCAGCAAGCACACTTACTCGAAGGGCCATATCGCGTGAAACAGATCGTCGCGATCATCAAGCCCTACCTTGCTGAGCGAGTGGTGGAAGCGGTCCGCAAAGGGCCGATCGAAGCGGTCACGGTACGCGAAGTGAAAGGGTATGGTCGTCAAAAAGACCAACTCGATCAGTACGACGAGACCGAATACTCGCTCGCATTTCTTCCCAAGGTAGAGATCAGCGTGTGGGTGGAAGACACGCGTGTCGAAGAGACGATTACACGCCTCTCTGAAGCAGCCCACACGGGTCGGATGGGGGATGGCAAAATCATGGTGCTCCCCGTCGCCCGCGCTGTGCAGATGATCGAAATCGGCAAGCCAGCAACTTAAGGCCGCTGAAAATCGTAGACGGACATCGCTGTCCGAAGCATCTTGCTCGGTATTTTTCCGAGGCGTTATGCAGGCGGAGCAGCAGTTTCGCTGGCGATGAAGAAATCGTCGAATCTGCGGCGATTCTCGGCCATTTTCGCGCGGCACTCTTGCTCGAGCGATTGCGGACTTAGGCCCAGCAGCAGCGCGAGTTTCTTAAGTTCAACGGCCTGCTGCGGCAAATCGTGGCGGGCACTCGTGAGGAGCAATCGCAGCCCCGATTCAACGCGCCGAAGAAACTCATACGAATGCCGTAGCGCCGCAGCATCGTCGTGACTCAAGTGACCACACGCGGCGAGGGCTGCAATCGCATCGAGCGTGCCAGGGCGTAAAACTTCCGGAGATCTGCTGGCAAACTTCAGCTGCAACATCTGCACGAGAAATTCGACATCGAGTGTGCCACCAATGCCGCGTTTCAGGTTCGCCTGCGACGCGCCAGCTTCCAAGCGCATGCGCGCGGCTCGAATCTGCTGAGCATCGTCGTCGGTCCAGCTGCGCTCGATTAGCAGTTGGTGAAGCGCCATCTCGGTGGCCTGCATTAAATCGGCATGACCGAGGATTGGCCGCGCTTTGCAAAGTGCTTGCCATTGCCACATCGCTGCTGCGCCACTGCGGAAATGGGCGACAAAATCCTGCATCGCAATCGCCACACCGCCACCAGGATGAATGGGGCGTAGCAACGCATCGACCGAGTAGAGCCTTCCTTGCGGGGTCGACTGCGAAAGCTCCTTAAGCACTTTCTGCGTCAACTGCGAGAAGAAGTGACTCGTGGTAGTCCGCTGCTCTTTGCGTCCTTTCGCCGGTCCGCGCGTTTGCCCCTCCGTTTCGTAGAGAAAGGCAACCTCGACATCGCTGTGATAGTTTGGCTCTCGTCCACCGAGTTTGCCAAGAGCGACGACGACATAGCGGCACGTTTCGCCATCGAACGGCCCCCCTTGAATGATCGGCTCGCCATACTTCTCGGCGAGTCGGTCGTACTCAATTTGCACAATCGTGCTGAGGCAAGTTTCGGCGACATCAGCTAGTGATCGATGCGTGGCGTCGACATCGCTTTTGCCGAGAATATCGCGGACACCGATTCGCAAGTGCTGCGACGCTTTAAAGCCATGCAGCGCAGCGAGCGGACTTGCGCTACCACGCAGCAGGTCGGCGAGCATGGCGCGCATTTCGCTCGCGCGGGGCAAACGTGCCATCTGCAGCGAATCGACCAGTTCGTCGATCATGCCCGGATTGCTGGTCAAGATCGTCGAGAGATAGGGACTCGCGGCGCATAGTTTAACGTAGAGCCTCAGCGACGGTGGATTGAAGTTCAGCAGTTCCCAAAGGACTCCCTTGGCTCCAAGCGACTGACTCACGCGAGTGAGACTCGCGAGCGTGAAGTCGGGATCGGGAGTTGCCGCAATCTCGCGCAGCAGTCGCGACACAATCAGCGACAAAAAGTGACGACAGCGTCGCGTGGAAAGAAAAGTGCTCTGCTCGGTCGCAAGTTCTTGCAGCCCGCGATAAGCAGCGAGCGCATCGCGAAAACCGTAAGGCTGCAAAATAGCGCGGACCTGATCTTCAGCCGGTGTCGGATCGAGTAGCAGATCGACTTCTGGCGGAGGAACACTTTCGCCCGGGAAAGCTGCATCAAGAATCTTCGAGAGCACGCCCCACGAGCGTGTAAGCCAACTCTGATAGACCGGCACAAGATCGGCTGGCGACTTTGCTGCCGAAGCAAGTGCAGGAACCATGCGCGCAACGCGTCCAAGTTGCACCGCATCATCGGGAAGCGTGGTGGCGGGACTTTCGAGCAGCAACTGCAAACGGCAACGGAGCGTGCGGAGCTTGATGTAGCACTCGGTGAGCACCGCCTGCTCTTCACCAGTGATTGTTCCTGAGGCAGCAAGACCATGAATCGCGGCGAGCGTTCCCGGCTCGCGCACTTCAGGGTGATCGCCACCACTAAGCAGTTGCAGAAACTGCACCACCGATTCGATATCGCGAATGCCGCCGCGAGTTTGTGTCACTTCGCGGAAACTGCGTCCGCCGTGATCAGCCTGCTTTTGAATACGACGTTTCAGCGCCTTGATGCCAGTCTCATCAGCGCGGCTGAGATACCGGCGATAAGTCCACCCCATCAAGCCACGCAGCAATTCGTCTCCGAGCGTATGATCGCCAGCCACCGTGCGGGCCTGCGTGAACGATTGCCGGTGCCAGGTTCGGCCCAGGCCATCGAGCCAAGCAGCAGCCGACTCCACCGACATCGCAGCGACATGCGAACCGGCAATCGCTTGTGTTTGCAGCTGCACTTCGTAGAGGGGAACCCCATCGATCGACTCGGTGAGTAGCCGCACGGCGTAGCGCGTGAGCTTGTCGAAAAACTCTTGTCCGGCGCGACGCGAAGCTTCGTCATCGGGCAATGGATCGTGAATCACCCACAGTGGCAATCGTCCGACGTAGTCGAGCTGCTTACCGGCAATGGGGCCTAACGCAACAATCGCCAAACGGGCCCGGCGACCTTGCAAGTGGCGTGGCCAGGTGCGACTCTCTTCTAGACGCCGCGCGGCGGCATCGAAAGCCGACTCCAGGAGCACTTCGGCCAGGATGCTCAGCTGCTCGAGCGTTTGCTCGAGTGTCATGACGCCGAAGAGATCGCCGTAACTGATGCGAAGCCGTTCGCGCTGCCAAATGCGGCGGAAGACCGAAAGCAGATTCTTTTCGTCGACAAAATTTCGCGACTCGGCCAGCACATCGCCGAGCAAAGTTTCGCGCGTGACCGGCTTGCCTCCCGAGAGACGCAAGTAGTCGAGCAGATCAGTATCGCGTACCAGCAGCTCGCGCCACTGGCGGCACGTGGAGAGCGTTTGAATCAGCAGCGGCAAGAGCGCGCGATCTCGTTCAAACGACGCGCCGAGTGACAGCGGACTGCGGCAGGCGAGCATGTAGCGGCAGAGTGCATCGAGCGTTTGGTCGGGATCTTCGCACGTCTTCAGCAGCCGAGCGAGTTCGTCGGTGATGAGCGCCAGCAGGTCAAGCGTGAGACCACTTTCGGCCAATTCCAGGAGCGATTGGTGCCCCCGATGCAGGTCGCGGATCCCCCACGCTGCAAGGTGGTCGGCTGCCAGATGAGGCTCGTCGAGAAGTCTTACAAAAGTGCTCGTGTCCATATCCAGTCGCGCGTGTTCCGCTCGTACATTTTGTTCCGCCAAACCGCAGCGGAAAGAAAGCCTGGGGGCTCTTCGCGACCGATACCGTGGAGAGAAGTGGCCGGGCGAGGCCTCTAGTCTAATCGAAGGATCACAGTTCTGGAAAACCGAATTCGAGGAACTTCATCCGGATTCGAAGAGCCGAGCAAACTCGACTCCAGTGCGGGAGAGTGCGCATGAAAAAGGCCTGTTACGCTGGATGGCAACAGGCCTTTTCGGAGCTCCGCCCCGCTCGATGATCGATCCAGAGTGCTGTGATGCTTGCGAATTCACAGCCCCAGTGCAGTAGTCAATCGCTGCCCTTATTCGAGGCGATGCCAACTAATCGAGGAAGCCGACCAATTCTTGGCTGCGGCTTGGCTGCTGCAGCTTTCGAACCGCCTTGGCTTCAATCTGACGAATACGTTCGCGAGTCACCTTGAAGATGTGTCCTACTTCTTCCAGCGTGTAGCTATAGCCATCGCCGAGCCCGTAGCGAAGTTTGATGATCTCGCGTTCGCGGTAGCTCAAGGTCTTCAGAACCTTGTTGATCCGCGTACGGAGCATCTCTTGCGAGGCACCGGTGGCTGGGCTTTCCGCTGTCCCATCGGGGAGCAGATCGCCGAAGTGGCTATCTTCGCTGTTGCCCACCGGGCGATCGAGGCTGATCGGGTAGCGGCTCATGGCAAGCACGCGGCGAGCTTCGTCGACCGTGGTTTTGGCTTTGCGAGCAGTTTCTTCGAGCGTCGGTTCGCGGCCCAACTCTTGGAGGAGCTGACGCGACACGTTACGAACGCGCGACATCGTTTCCACCATGTGAACAGGGATACGAATCGTGCGGCTTTGGTCAGCCACAGCACGAGTGATCGCTTGGCGAATCCACCACGTGGCGTAGGTGCAGAACTTAAAGCCACGGCGATATTCGAACTTGTCGACGGCACGCATCAGACCGGCATTTCCTTCCTGGATAAGATCCAGGAACGAGAGACCGCGATTGCGATACTTCTTGGCGATCGAAACGACGAGACGAAGGTTACCTTCGGAGAGTTCGCGTTTGGCTTGCTGATAGTCGGTGTAGACACGCTTGAGCATGTCGACCCGCTTCTGCATGCTCGCGGGGGTTTCCTGCGTAGCAACCAGGATGCTGCGGAGTTCCGACAGCCACTGCTTGCGATCGGCAGGATTGCCCTTCTGAGCCTTGTGATTTTCGATTTGACGGCGGAGGAAAACAATCCGGTTGTTGAAATCCTCGAGCGTCCGAATCATCTGCTCGATACGCTGCGTACGAAGCCCCAGTTCTTCGACCAATCGCACACTACGGCGGCGACGACGCGAAAGGCGAGTCCAAGCCAGTTTGCGTTTGGCCTTGGGCTGGCTCTTCGAGAGAGCGGTCAGGTAGTCGTGACGGTTCCGCTTGAGGAGCACATCGAGCGTACGCAAGTTGTGCGGCAAACGACCGAGGATCTGATCTTTTTCCAGGTGATCGGTCACCGAAACCTGCACGGTACGATCGAAGGGAAGTTCCCCTTCGTGGACCCGCTTCAGCACCTTGAAGGCTTGCTGAATCACATAATCGCATTCGAGCAGTTTGGTGCGGAAACGTCGTCGGGTGACTTCGATTTTCTTGGCGAGATAGATTTCCTGGGCTCGGGTGAGAAGCGGAATCTCGCCCATTTGCGTCAGGTACATGCGAACGGGATCGTCGGACCACGACTCGCCATCTTCCCCAAGACCGAGCAGTTCTTCATCGTCGAGCTTCGTCGGCACTTCAGCATCAGCTGCATTGTCGACAACCTCTAGATCAACGCCATCATCTTCGAGCTCGAGTTCGGCGACCGCTTGGGCGGCAAAGCCCTCGTCGTCCTCGGGAGCGCGTACGGCGTCGTCATCAAATTCTTCCAGCAGTGCGTCGTACAAGGGGAGTACTCCTACACCAATTCACGCAGGTGCGAACAAAAACGGAATGGGATAAAGGCGAGTGCTCGTCGCATCGAAAGCCAAAGGCCGCGTGAGAACTCTCACTTGCTAGCACTTTGCTTTCAACTTCTTCACTGGTCGAGGGGACGACCTGCGAGGAGCGAGCACCAAACGTCGTTCAACAAATCTTCATTTTCGTGGAGGGAATCTAACCACAGTCGGCCTGTGGAATGTCAAAAATCCTGCCATTTTTCTGCACAGCCGATGAGTTGCCCGAACCAAGTTTGGATCAGGATCTTCAGCGTCAGAAATTCAAACTCTGTCTCAAGCCAGCAGAACGATCAACACGCGTTGTCACCGAGCGGTCGTGGTGGCACCGAGGTGAGACCACCGTGGTGGGAACTCAGTTCGGTTGCCGAGCAAGCTTGAGCATGTCAGCCCAACACTTACCGGACACCACTCCTCAGCCAGCAATTTTGCGAAAAAACCAACACCATAGTCTAACACCAGTAGTGGGAGTGTGTTGCCACACTTTCCAATTGGTAAGAAATTGCGCCAGCGGGGTAAGTAGGGGGTCCTTACGAACCGGAGCAGCTTCCTAATGCATGCAGCATACCTATCTTTCGCGATGTTTTTGTGCCACATCGACAGCGACAAGTAACCGCTTCTGTTTCTATTTCACCCAGTCGAACTGTTTTCGCCACACTACCCAGAGCACACGATGCCATCAAGCTTCGCAGCTACTACAGGGTGACTCCAAAACAGGACAAGGTTCGTTCTTCACCACGCCACAATCGAAACCACTTTTCAGCGGGCCGATCGATTTTCAGGAGCCCAACCGCTTCACTTCATTATTCGCTAGCATCGACGCAAGTTCCATGCAGCTTACTAGCGATTTGGTTACAACATCATCTGGAATTTTCAAAACATGCTTGACAAAGGCCGCCAGCGACGTTTGTCGATCAAGTCGCATGCCTCTCCAATCCCTACGGTGCCCGGTATCAGGTCGTTCAGCTAGCGAAAAAAGTTCTTGAGGGGCGATGATCGCTGGCTTAACTGCTGCGAACATCCACCCACCAATCCCAAAGCCTCACTACCTAAAATCCCAATTCCTTGCTCCCCTTGGTTCTGCACGACTCTATTCACTTCTCACTTCCGCCAGTCAACGACACGACAACTCCGCTCTTTTCGACGTGGCAACGAGACCACGCGAACAAGAGGCGACTATGTGTCACGAACCGTCCTTAGAGGAGTAGAGAACCGAGCGAAAAACGAAAAAAGCGAAGCAACAACCGGCGGAACTCGACTGAATCGAAATCACTCGCCAACCATTCAAACGCTGTTATCTTCTCGCACGAACAACCATCAGGCAGTCGACCAAATAAGGGCAAACTCATCTCAACTAGCTTGTCATCAATCAAAAGCCTGCGGTCTAGTGGTGGGGCGTACCTGCCCTGCGGGGAAGTTGATCACTAGAGGAGCCTCAGCGGTCGGGCTAAGCACCCGGCCGATGCTTCGATTCGCAGAATTGCGAACGATTGATCGTGCCGTCGCCAGCCAAGCTCAAGCCACCAGTCATCAGTCGCCCAATCTCCTCGACCAGCGACCCAGTAAAGGGCGGCGTGCCGACGAAAATCAGGCAGTCGATCCGCTTCAGCGATGCATCCGTAGGGTTATAGGGGGGATGGATTTACATCGGAGCCATCGATCGACATCTGAATTTTAACTACCGCATCGTCAGGGTCCAGAGTTAAAACCGCGAGAATCGAAAAAGTCGGACAAAAGCGGTGTTTTTCGCTCAAGCCGACGTCGAACGTTACCAGCAACTCCTGCGGCGAGCCGCATCGCTTGCTGCCGGTTGTGACTCCACCGGTAGAGGATTAGCATAGGTCACGAGCCGAACTCGGCAACAAATTCGGGCAAAACAACCTTTCGAAATGGCGGAATATGACCGACGTGAACCTGAAAGGCCGCGTGGCTGTGGTGACCGGCGCAAGTCTCGGAATCGGACGTGCTGCGGCTCTGGAATTGGCACGCTGCGGAGCCAGTGTGGTGGTGAATTACCGAAGCCATCTGCACCAGGCCGAGGAAGTGATTGCGGAGGTCGAAAAACTAGGGTCGCGCGGGATTGTGTTCCAGGCCGATGTGGCCGACCAAGGGGCGGTGGAGGCAATGGTTCAAGCGGCGGTCGACAATTTCGGTCGACTCGATATCGCCGTCAGCAACGCTGCCTACAGTGATCGCGAGCGTTTTTTCGAGGCCGATATGGCCGGGTTTCACCGCACCGTCAACGTGACGATGTGGGGGGCGTTTTACCTGATGCGAGCCGCCACGCAGCAAATGATCCGCCAAGGTGAAGGAGGCGCGATCTGCCTCGTAAGTTCGCCCCACGCCTTTATTCCGGCCCCAAAGGCGATGGCCTACAACATGTCGAAGGCTGCGATCGAACATGCTGCCCGCACAGCCGCCATTGAAGTGGCGGAATACAAGATTCGGATCAATCTGATTCAGCCGGGGTGGACCGATACCCCAGGGGAGCGGAAATTTGCCAGTGAAGAGACGCTGCAATCGGCGGGGGCCAAAATTCCGCTCGGTCGGCTCGGCAATCCAGAGGAAATGGGTCGCGCGATTGCCTTCCTGTGCGATCCTCGCAACGACTATCTCACCGGGGCGGCGCTGCTGGTCGATGGGGGCATCAGCTTGCCTTGGTGGGCGAACCGTGGATCAGCTGCACCTGCTTAACTAGGCTAAGAGGTATCCCATCGAGGGACTGATCGCTGGGATTTCCTCCACTGCGAACCAACGAGCTAGCTGGCACGTATCGGCAAGCAACAAAATAGACGACTCCGCTGCTGGTTTCACTCCTCACGTCCGTTTAGATCCTTCTCCACCGATTTGCCGGAGCCGCGCCCCGTGAAACCGAAGTTCTTGCTCACCTGCACCTGCGGAACGGAAATCCCGGTCGAAAAATCGCAAGCGGGTCAGACGATCGACTGCCCTTGCGGGAAGAAGGTCGAAGTCCCGTCAATTCGCGGAATTGAAAAGCTGCCCCAGCTAACCGCAACCACTGCGAGCGACATTCCCGAACATTCCACATCGAAGCCAGCGTGGAATCCCGTCCGTGGCCTCCTCTTCACCGGTGGACTGATCGCGGCGGCGATCTCGGGCGTGATGCTATTTCTTACGCTCCGCGATCTGAACATGATCGTCACCTCGGGCGCAACGGTTGATCGGACCGAAGAAGTGATCGAGTTTGTGAACCAAGACATCGAGAAGATTTCACTCGACGACACATGGAAAACTTGGCTCGACCTGCGTGATCGGGGACTTGGACAAGTCGTCACCCCGGACTGGACAATGGCCCAAGACATTTCCGAACTGCTACGTCAAAGGGCGATCATTTCCGGCATCGTTCTAGTCCTAGGCTCGATCTGCTGCATCGGCAGCCTGGTTGTCCCCGCAGGGAAGAAACTCGCCTAGCTGCTGCTATTCTTCGGTCACCAAGGTCCTACTTTTTTCGCAAGATCAGCACGACATCTTGCGTATCGGGGCCGATCGTGATGGGTCGCTTGATGCGATACGAAAAATCGTAGAC
This window of the Pirellula staleyi DSM 6068 genome carries:
- a CDS encoding 2Fe-2S iron-sulfur cluster-binding protein; amino-acid sequence: MPIVKFVKEKKEIEVPDGANLRNEAIKAGINLNQGLNGIGAGINKYANCKGMGMCGTCRVLITKGMENTNKQTIQEWVKFKTVIPTPVPDPIPVLAYVGNEETMRLGCCTTVHGDIEVETAPELSLFGENFFS
- a CDS encoding DUF1080 domain-containing protein, giving the protein MTISTNYKLLLIAAVTLGVFLPGQAIGEDKTKAVVEEGFVSLFDGKTLAGWEGNEKIFRVEDGAIIGGNLKEPIKNNEFLASNERYGDFELRLDAKLIGQGENAGVQFRSERMPDHFEVIGYQCDIGTAAGKSIWGSLYDESRRRKFLASGDHEKLAKVVKAGEWNSLTVRCEGAHIQIWVGDLLTVDYTEEDDKIERTGRLALQIHSGPPAEAWYKNIRIKSLEKK
- a CDS encoding [glutamate--ammonia-ligase] adenylyltransferase codes for the protein MDTSTFVRLLDEPHLAADHLAAWGIRDLHRGHQSLLELAESGLTLDLLALITDELARLLKTCEDPDQTLDALCRYMLACRSPLSLGASFERDRALLPLLIQTLSTCRQWRELLVRDTDLLDYLRLSGGKPVTRETLLGDVLAESRNFVDEKNLLSVFRRIWQRERLRISYGDLFGVMTLEQTLEQLSILAEVLLESAFDAAARRLEESRTWPRHLQGRRARLAIVALGPIAGKQLDYVGRLPLWVIHDPLPDDEASRRAGQEFFDKLTRYAVRLLTESIDGVPLYEVQLQTQAIAGSHVAAMSVESAAAWLDGLGRTWHRQSFTQARTVAGDHTLGDELLRGLMGWTYRRYLSRADETGIKALKRRIQKQADHGGRSFREVTQTRGGIRDIESVVQFLQLLSGGDHPEVREPGTLAAIHGLAASGTITGEEQAVLTECYIKLRTLRCRLQLLLESPATTLPDDAVQLGRVARMVPALASAAKSPADLVPVYQSWLTRSWGVLSKILDAAFPGESVPPPEVDLLLDPTPAEDQVRAILQPYGFRDALAAYRGLQELATEQSTFLSTRRCRHFLSLIVSRLLREIAATPDPDFTLASLTRVSQSLGAKGVLWELLNFNPPSLRLYVKLCAASPYLSTILTSNPGMIDELVDSLQMARLPRASEMRAMLADLLRGSASPLAALHGFKASQHLRIGVRDILGKSDVDATHRSLADVAETCLSTIVQIEYDRLAEKYGEPIIQGGPFDGETCRYVVVALGKLGGREPNYHSDVEVAFLYETEGQTRGPAKGRKEQRTTTSHFFSQLTQKVLKELSQSTPQGRLYSVDALLRPIHPGGGVAIAMQDFVAHFRSGAAAMWQWQALCKARPILGHADLMQATEMALHQLLIERSWTDDDAQQIRAARMRLEAGASQANLKRGIGGTLDVEFLVQMLQLKFASRSPEVLRPGTLDAIAALAACGHLSHDDAAALRHSYEFLRRVESGLRLLLTSARHDLPQQAVELKKLALLLGLSPQSLEQECRAKMAENRRRFDDFFIASETAAPPA
- a CDS encoding sigma-70 family RNA polymerase sigma factor, producing MYDALLEEFDDDAVRAPEDDEGFAAQAVAELELEDDGVDLEVVDNAADAEVPTKLDDEELLGLGEDGESWSDDPVRMYLTQMGEIPLLTRAQEIYLAKKIEVTRRRFRTKLLECDYVIQQAFKVLKRVHEGELPFDRTVQVSVTDHLEKDQILGRLPHNLRTLDVLLKRNRHDYLTALSKSQPKAKRKLAWTRLSRRRRRSVRLVEELGLRTQRIEQMIRTLEDFNNRIVFLRRQIENHKAQKGNPADRKQWLSELRSILVATQETPASMQKRVDMLKRVYTDYQQAKRELSEGNLRLVVSIAKKYRNRGLSFLDLIQEGNAGLMRAVDKFEYRRGFKFCTYATWWIRQAITRAVADQSRTIRIPVHMVETMSRVRNVSRQLLQELGREPTLEETARKAKTTVDEARRVLAMSRYPISLDRPVGNSEDSHFGDLLPDGTAESPATGASQEMLRTRINKVLKTLSYREREIIKLRYGLGDGYSYTLEEVGHIFKVTRERIRQIEAKAVRKLQQPSRSQELVGFLD
- a CDS encoding glucose 1-dehydrogenase produces the protein MTDVNLKGRVAVVTGASLGIGRAAALELARCGASVVVNYRSHLHQAEEVIAEVEKLGSRGIVFQADVADQGAVEAMVQAAVDNFGRLDIAVSNAAYSDRERFFEADMAGFHRTVNVTMWGAFYLMRAATQQMIRQGEGGAICLVSSPHAFIPAPKAMAYNMSKAAIEHAARTAAIEVAEYKIRINLIQPGWTDTPGERKFASEETLQSAGAKIPLGRLGNPEEMGRAIAFLCDPRNDYLTGAALLVDGGISLPWWANRGSAAPA
- a CDS encoding P-II family nitrogen regulator; translation: MKQIVAIIKPYLAERVVEAVRKGPIEAVTVREVKGYGRQKDQLDQYDETEYSLAFLPKVEISVWVEDTRVEETITRLSEAAHTGRMGDGKIMVLPVARAVQMIEIGKPAT